CGCCATGTTTGGGTTCCATCTTCTTGTGAGGTGTCCAAAATGTACACCTGCATCAAGTAATTCTTTTACTTCTACTTTGTTTGCCATTTTTGTAATAGTTTACGTTCTGTTGAATTAGCAACAACCAGGTGGCGATATCATATCAGGCCCTGACCGTTTAGATGCTAAACTAACCACCGGCACTTCGTCAAGCTTAGTGTGACTCCGGAGTAACAACAAAAATCTAATGATTTAAATGAACTTTTTGGCGCTTTAAAACACCAAATAATATTAACGTTTAGAGAACTGGAATTTCTTACGGGCTTTCTTCTGACCGAATTTCTTACGCTCAACCATTCTCGGGTCTCTTGTAAGTAGTCCTTCCGGCTTAAGAGTGCTTCTGTTCTCGGCGTCTACTTCTACCATAGCTCTTGAAAGGGCAAGGCGAATAGCTTCTGCCTGTCCTGTAATTCCGCCACCGTAAACATTTACTTTGATGTCAAAGCTCTCACCGTTCCCGGTCATGTTTAGAGGCTGTCTTACTTTGTACTGTAGCGTGCTTGTAGAGAAGTAATCCTTAACGTCTTTTTTGTTTACAGTGATGTTCCCGCTTCCTGTAGAAACGTACACACGTGCAACAGCCGTTTTTCTACGGCCAATTTTGTGAATAACTTCCATTACTTAAGATCGTTTAAGTTAATAGTTTTTGGCTTTTGCGCCTGAACGTCGTGTTCAGCTCCTGCAAAAACTCTTAGGTTTCGGAAAAGATCTGCTCCAAGTTTGTTTTTTGGTAGCATTCCTTTTACTGCATTTTCCACAAGTCTCTCTGGACCTTTAGTGAATAATTCCGAAGCAGTAAGGC
This Salinimicrobium tongyeongense DNA region includes the following protein-coding sequences:
- the rpsI gene encoding 30S ribosomal protein S9 — encoded protein: MEVIHKIGRRKTAVARVYVSTGSGNITVNKKDVKDYFSTSTLQYKVRQPLNMTGNGESFDIKVNVYGGGITGQAEAIRLALSRAMVEVDAENRSTLKPEGLLTRDPRMVERKKFGQKKARKKFQFSKR